CGTCGGTGCGGCCCCAGCCCTGGTCCTCGTTGATGCCACCGCCGAGGGTGTACATCACCGTGTCCAGATCGGGGCACACCTTCAGCCCGAACAGGTGAATGTCGTCACCGGTGTTGCCGATGACCGTGATGTCCGCGTCGGGAACCGCCGACTTCAGTCCGCGGAGGAAACGGGCGCCGCCGATGCCGCCGGCCAGAACAACAATGCGCATGCGGACAGTCTGTCAGCCGCAGGCTGCCGTTGAAGGCGGTGGTCGGGTGACGGGCGGGACGGTCAGGCCCGGCCGAGGCGGACGCGGTCCGGCCGCGTCAGACGGAAAGGGCCTCGGGCCGGGCCGGGGAGCAGGTGTGCATCGGCATCTCGGTCAGGCCCGGGAAGTAGATGTGCAGGCTGACCGCTCCGTCGAGGCCGTCGTTGACCACCTCGTGGGCGTACCCGGGGGCGAAGACGCGCTGGGAGCCGGCGCCCAGGGCGAGCGGCCCGCGCGGGCCGTGCTCGGTGAGCTCGCCGTCGAGGACGGTCAGGACGCCGGAGGAGGAGCCGTGGTCGTGCCGGCCGCTGCCCTGGCCGGGGACCCAGCTGAGCAGCCAGACCTCGTAGCCGGGGCCCGTGCGCAGCCGGTGGTACCAGCGGGTGGTGGCGTCGTACTCGACCAGGTGCTCCCACTCGGCGCGGTTCGCGGCGATGGTGCGCGCGAGGCCGACGAACTCGGAGACGGTGGCCGGGTGCTCGCGGGCGGGCTGCAGGAGGTGCTGGACGGAGAGGATGTCGCCGGCGATCTGGAGGTCGCTCTCGACGGTTACGGGAGTGGTGTTCATCGGGGAGTCCTCGATGGATGTCAGTCGTGCTGGCGGTCGCTGTGGGGGTGGCCGGAGCTCAGGGGAGCCGGGGGCTCCGAAGGCATCAACAGCAGCAACAGCAACAGCGAACCTGGGCAGCGCACAGGAACCCACGAATGGGGGTCCGGGTGGCT
The Streptomyces sp. NBC_01296 DNA segment above includes these coding regions:
- a CDS encoding cysteine dioxygenase, producing the protein MNTTPVTVESDLQIAGDILSVQHLLQPAREHPATVSEFVGLARTIAANRAEWEHLVEYDATTRWYHRLRTGPGYEVWLLSWVPGQGSGRHDHGSSSGVLTVLDGELTEHGPRGPLALGAGSQRVFAPGYAHEVVNDGLDGAVSLHIYFPGLTEMPMHTCSPARPEALSV